The following coding sequences lie in one Vibrio toranzoniae genomic window:
- a CDS encoding SH3 domain-containing protein yields MEVVTTKQHVSEYPNPFYLKRGDKVALGEMDDEFPNWIFITNDTGEQGWAPIQYIEKTESSSVGVMLEDYDNVEINTVIGEKLSVLYELNEWYRVSRSTCEIGWVPVRSVQRI; encoded by the coding sequence ATGGAAGTAGTTACTACTAAACAGCATGTCTCAGAATACCCAAATCCGTTTTATTTGAAGCGAGGCGATAAAGTAGCGCTGGGTGAAATGGATGACGAATTTCCCAATTGGATTTTTATAACCAATGATACTGGCGAGCAAGGCTGGGCTCCAATTCAATATATAGAAAAGACTGAAAGTAGCTCCGTAGGAGTAATGCTGGAAGACTATGACAATGTTGAGATCAATACCGTCATCGGTGAAAAGCTGTCAGTGCTGTATGAACTCAATGAGTGGTATCGAGTTTCGAGGTCAACATGCGAAATTGGTTGGGTGCCAGTGCGCTCTGTACAACGTATTTAA
- a CDS encoding TIGR03643 family protein yields MTLQEERASRIIEMAWEDRTPFEAIELQFGLNEAEVIRFMRRKLRSGSFKLWRSRVSGRLTKHEKLRSSDITRAYCPTQYKHR; encoded by the coding sequence ATGACTCTACAAGAAGAAAGAGCATCTAGAATTATTGAAATGGCATGGGAAGATAGAACTCCGTTTGAGGCTATAGAATTACAATTCGGCTTGAATGAAGCTGAGGTTATTCGCTTCATGCGTAGAAAACTGAGAAGTGGCAGTTTTAAATTGTGGCGCTCTCGAGTTTCAGGGCGCTTAACCAAACACGAAAAACTGCGAAGCTCTGATATTACAAGAGCTTATTGCCCAACTCAGTATAAGCATCGTTAA
- a CDS encoding DUF3465 domain-containing protein, translating into MKKFFTVFIAVLCFVSVGAQANDHKLKQAYENHQSDLQVRGSGTVSHLLPDDNEGSRHQKFILRLDSKQTLFVAQNIDLAPRIPNLRIGDRVHFYGEYEWNKKGGVMHWTHHDPQNRHLHGWLKYNGKKYE; encoded by the coding sequence ATGAAAAAATTTTTCACAGTGTTTATAGCAGTCCTGTGCTTTGTTTCAGTAGGTGCTCAAGCCAATGATCACAAGCTAAAACAAGCATATGAAAATCATCAAAGTGACCTTCAAGTTCGAGGTTCTGGAACTGTAAGCCACCTATTGCCAGATGATAACGAGGGAAGTCGTCATCAGAAGTTTATACTCAGACTAGATAGCAAACAAACTTTGTTTGTAGCTCAAAATATTGATTTAGCCCCAAGAATTCCAAACCTTAGAATCGGTGACCGAGTTCACTTCTATGGTGAATATGAGTGGAATAAAAAAGGTGGTGTTATGCACTGGACTCACCATGATCCACAAAACCGACACCTTCATGGTTGGTTAAAATACAACGGTAAAAAGTACGAGTAA
- a CDS encoding type II toxin-antitoxin system RelB/DinJ family antitoxin, translating into MDTRIQFRVDDEIKRLAQQMAESQGRTLSDACRELTEQMAEQQRKALSHDAWLTEQVNLAFEKFDSGKASFVDHDSAKARMAERKAKIRSRGQQ; encoded by the coding sequence ATGGACACTCGAATTCAATTTCGTGTTGATGACGAAATCAAACGCTTAGCTCAGCAAATGGCTGAAAGCCAAGGACGCACACTTAGCGATGCTTGCCGTGAACTTACTGAGCAAATGGCTGAACAACAACGCAAAGCATTATCTCACGACGCTTGGTTAACTGAACAAGTAAACCTAGCATTTGAGAAGTTTGACTCAGGAAAAGCTTCATTTGTTGACCATGACTCAGCAAAAGCGCGAATGGCTGAACGAAAAGCAAAGATTCGTAGCCGAGGTCAACAATGA
- a CDS encoding type II toxin-antitoxin system mRNA interferase toxin, RelE/StbE family, with amino-acid sequence MILWEEESLNDREKIFEFLYDFNPDAADKTDEIIEAKVENLLEQPLMGVQRDGIRGRLLIIPEISMIVSYWVDGSAIRVMRVLHQKQKFPTD; translated from the coding sequence ATGATTTTATGGGAAGAAGAATCGCTAAATGATCGTGAGAAGATCTTTGAGTTTCTTTATGACTTCAACCCTGATGCGGCAGACAAAACTGACGAAATTATCGAAGCTAAAGTAGAAAATTTACTTGAGCAACCATTAATGGGTGTTCAACGTGATGGTATTCGAGGACGATTACTAATTATCCCCGAAATCTCAATGATCGTTTCTTACTGGGTTGACGGCTCAGCGATTCGCGTAATGCGAGTTCTACACCAGAAGCAAAAATTCCCTACCGACTGA
- a CDS encoding GNAT family N-acetyltransferase, giving the protein MEIIRFQSHHLDAVKKLYLGSRLATFKWLDTVEFELSDFERDTEGESLWVAIESNKVVGFVSIWEPDNFIHHLFVSPGNLRGGVGLKLLDLAKQRHPSLSLKCLSKNGNATEFYLSQGFTIAETVDDGAASYHLMKWKS; this is encoded by the coding sequence ATGGAAATAATAAGATTTCAATCTCATCATTTAGATGCTGTAAAGAAGCTGTATCTAGGATCACGACTAGCAACCTTTAAATGGTTGGATACAGTTGAATTTGAGCTGTCAGATTTTGAACGGGATACAGAGGGTGAAAGTCTTTGGGTAGCAATTGAATCAAACAAAGTCGTCGGTTTTGTCTCAATTTGGGAGCCTGACAACTTCATTCACCACTTGTTTGTGAGTCCAGGTAACTTACGTGGCGGTGTAGGCTTAAAGCTGCTAGATCTCGCGAAACAAAGGCATCCAAGCTTAAGCCTCAAGTGTCTTAGTAAAAATGGCAATGCCACTGAGTTCTATTTATCTCAGGGCTTTACAATTGCCGAAACGGTGGATGATGGTGCGGCAAGTTATCATCTAATGAAGTGGAAATCATAA
- a CDS encoding HNH endonuclease signature motif containing protein, translated as MAISDKTRKILWGKSGTKCAICKQSLVFERTTQDSESVVGEECHIVSGAKKGPRSDPEFPRDKIDDVSNLILLCRIHHKQIDDQVETFTPELLMTIKSNHETWVEEKLKETPQTPKVRIVRDKAEIPEKLCIVHTGKEMFEKMSGCLASYMDYSDNLSDEELDLVANFLQNIKDWSEFVQDLEPVQKINASRDINNELIALRERGLYAFAAVEIQRMVGGIGGESSFPVLHLTVNKADDPNVVSE; from the coding sequence ATGGCTATCTCAGATAAAACGCGGAAAATTCTTTGGGGAAAATCCGGTACTAAATGTGCAATTTGTAAACAGTCTTTAGTTTTCGAAAGAACGACTCAAGATTCAGAGTCAGTAGTTGGTGAAGAGTGCCACATAGTGTCTGGCGCTAAAAAAGGCCCCCGAAGCGACCCTGAGTTTCCCAGAGATAAAATAGATGATGTTTCAAATCTCATATTGCTTTGTAGAATTCACCATAAGCAAATTGACGATCAGGTTGAAACATTTACTCCAGAATTATTGATGACTATCAAATCCAATCATGAAACATGGGTTGAAGAAAAACTAAAAGAAACGCCTCAAACTCCGAAGGTTCGAATCGTTAGAGATAAGGCAGAAATTCCAGAAAAATTATGTATTGTTCACACTGGCAAGGAAATGTTTGAAAAAATGTCAGGCTGTCTTGCTTCATATATGGATTACAGTGATAACTTATCTGACGAAGAATTAGATCTTGTAGCTAACTTCCTACAAAATATAAAAGACTGGTCTGAATTTGTGCAAGACTTGGAGCCAGTCCAAAAAATAAATGCTAGCCGGGACATTAATAATGAGCTGATCGCTCTGCGTGAGAGAGGTTTGTATGCTTTTGCTGCTGTTGAAATTCAAAGAATGGTTGGCGGTATTGGTGGCGAGTCTTCATTTCCTGTATTGCATTTGACTGTTAATAAGGCGGATGATCCAAACGTAGTTTCAGAGTAG